The following proteins are encoded in a genomic region of Synechococcus sp. CBW1002:
- a CDS encoding TM0106 family RecB-like putative nuclease: MAQPTGSAPITDAPLTDRLLRGWLRCRRRAWLDRHGPPQERLWSAHRALALQDQLRSFQSLLPSRPGHGEAACARGEAGVVGVRLRGRTRGGQAVEAHPSLLQRLEGDSRWGAFRYRPVLARQGRRVTREHRLLLALWGRLLAEHQQAPVPEGLVVAGEGRRLERERLALSSGLMRQLDDSLERLGQELNHDQPPPLVNDRKKCTLCCWRGHCDREAAREGHLSEVSGIGGKRRELLLGLGIARLTDLAAADPEQLADQLEAHGEQHREIAATLVAQAQVQASGIPERLDPAPALPELARAPGVLLYDIESDPDARDDFLHGFLVLPRGADGCWPVGTGADRTGRYLAVLALQEHGEPRLWARLRRLLARYPDWPLLHYGETESLALLRLAQRQGASEAEVLRLRSRLVDVHARLRRHWRLPVNGYGLKPVAGWLGFHWSQPGVDGARCLLWWRQWRHWHQDRVRGRHSPGRLQRIFQYNRDDSLATWAVARWLLDRD; encoded by the coding sequence ATGGCCCAGCCGACTGGATCCGCTCCGATCACTGACGCTCCCCTCACTGACCGATTGCTGCGGGGCTGGCTGCGCTGCCGGCGGCGGGCCTGGCTCGATCGCCATGGCCCGCCGCAAGAGCGCCTCTGGAGCGCCCATCGGGCCCTGGCCCTGCAGGACCAGCTGCGCAGTTTCCAGAGCCTGCTGCCCAGCCGGCCCGGCCACGGTGAGGCGGCCTGTGCCCGAGGGGAGGCCGGCGTTGTGGGCGTGCGCCTGCGGGGACGGACCCGCGGCGGCCAGGCCGTTGAAGCCCACCCCAGCCTGCTGCAGCGGCTGGAGGGCGACAGCCGCTGGGGCGCCTTCCGCTACCGGCCGGTGCTGGCCCGACAGGGGCGCCGGGTGACGCGTGAGCACCGGCTGCTGCTCGCCCTCTGGGGCCGGCTGCTGGCCGAGCACCAGCAGGCTCCGGTGCCCGAGGGGCTGGTGGTGGCGGGCGAGGGGCGGCGTCTGGAGAGGGAGCGGCTGGCCCTCAGCAGTGGTTTGATGCGCCAACTGGACGACAGCCTCGAGCGCCTCGGCCAGGAGCTGAACCACGACCAGCCGCCGCCGCTGGTGAACGACCGCAAGAAATGCACCCTCTGCTGCTGGCGGGGGCACTGCGACCGGGAAGCTGCCCGGGAGGGCCATCTCAGTGAGGTGAGCGGCATCGGCGGCAAACGCCGCGAGCTGCTGCTGGGACTCGGCATCGCCCGCCTCACCGACCTGGCGGCCGCCGACCCTGAGCAGCTGGCCGATCAGCTCGAGGCCCATGGCGAGCAGCACCGCGAGATCGCGGCCACCCTGGTGGCTCAGGCGCAGGTGCAGGCCAGCGGCATCCCCGAGCGGCTCGATCCCGCACCCGCCCTACCGGAGCTGGCCCGGGCCCCGGGGGTGCTGCTCTACGACATCGAATCCGATCCCGACGCCCGCGACGATTTCCTGCACGGCTTCCTGGTGCTGCCCCGTGGCGCTGATGGGTGCTGGCCGGTGGGAACCGGCGCAGACCGTACAGGCCGCTATCTGGCGGTGCTGGCCCTGCAGGAACACGGTGAGCCCCGGCTCTGGGCCCGACTGCGGCGCCTGCTGGCGCGCTACCCCGACTGGCCCCTGCTCCACTACGGCGAAACCGAGTCGCTGGCCCTCCTGCGCCTGGCCCAGCGCCAGGGCGCCAGCGAAGCGGAGGTGCTGCGTCTGCGCAGCCGCCTGGTGGACGTGCATGCGCGGCTGCGGCGCCACTGGCGCCTGCCGGTGAACGGCTATGGCCTCAAGCCGGTGGCGGGCTGGCTCGGGTTCCACTGGAGCCAGCCCGGCGTCGATGGAGCCCGCTGCCTGCTGTGGTGGCGGCAGTGGCGCCACTGGCATCAGGATCGGGTCCGTGGCCGCCACAGCCCCGGGCGGCTGCAGCGGATCTTCCAATACAATCGCGACGACAGCCTCGCCACCTGGGCGGTGGCCCGCTGGCTCCTGGATCGGGACTGA
- a CDS encoding folate-binding protein YgfZ translates to MSNAISPWDQPRHSGCLVQPVSLLRLDGPDTRSFLHGQTSQAVAQAAPGQWLRTCCISPTGRMRALAEVLVDASGAWLAITAGDGGAVRTAFDRVLFPADQVQLGTLQTGWLITPLSPGTPAERPEPAGGTWRAVGEPQAEPQAWLLGEERLLVQGDDPLPAGLVADLPAAFSSGAPLSASEHWRIQRGLPAAPNELNDDTNPFELGLAERVSLSKGCYVGQETLAKLATYDGVKQQLRRWHLADATAAAACTEPGSELQSADGSRAGLITSALELPDGQGRIGLALVRRRHLDAVELRALGQGEPESGVMVTLSCPEAFAPPPVGAGSAARL, encoded by the coding sequence ATGAGCAACGCCATCAGCCCCTGGGACCAGCCCCGCCACAGCGGCTGCCTCGTCCAGCCCGTGAGCCTGCTGCGGCTGGACGGTCCCGACACGCGTTCCTTCCTGCATGGCCAGACCAGCCAGGCGGTGGCCCAGGCCGCACCTGGCCAGTGGCTGCGCACCTGCTGCATCAGCCCCACCGGCCGGATGCGGGCCCTGGCGGAGGTGCTGGTGGACGCGTCCGGCGCCTGGCTGGCGATCACCGCCGGCGATGGTGGCGCGGTGCGGACCGCCTTCGATCGGGTGCTCTTCCCGGCGGATCAGGTCCAGCTGGGCACGCTGCAGACGGGCTGGTTGATCACGCCGCTCAGCCCCGGCACCCCGGCGGAACGGCCGGAGCCGGCGGGGGGAACCTGGAGGGCCGTTGGCGAGCCGCAGGCTGAACCGCAGGCCTGGCTGCTCGGAGAGGAGCGGCTGCTGGTGCAAGGCGACGACCCTCTGCCGGCCGGCCTGGTGGCGGATCTGCCCGCAGCCTTCTCCAGCGGCGCCCCGCTCAGCGCCAGCGAGCACTGGAGGATCCAGCGGGGCCTGCCGGCCGCTCCCAACGAACTGAACGACGACACCAACCCCTTTGAGCTGGGCCTGGCCGAGCGGGTCAGCCTCAGCAAGGGCTGCTACGTGGGCCAGGAGACCCTGGCCAAGCTGGCCACCTACGACGGCGTCAAGCAGCAGCTGCGGCGCTGGCACCTGGCGGATGCCACGGCGGCGGCGGCCTGCACCGAACCCGGCAGCGAATTGCAGAGCGCCGACGGCAGCCGCGCCGGGCTGATCACCTCCGCCCTGGAGCTTCCCGATGGCCAGGGGCGGATCGGCCTGGCCCTGGTCCGCCGCCGCCACCTGGATGCGGTGGAACTGCGGGCCCTCGGCCAGGGGGAGCCTGAGTCTGGAGTGATGGTGACGCTGTCCTGCCCTGAGGCCTTCGCGCCACCGCCGGTGGGAGCCGGCTCTGCCGCCAGGCTCTGA
- the pyrE gene encoding orotate phosphoribosyltransferase has translation MGAIAGTLAEQRAALLPLLASRAYRHGTFTLASGRSSDHYVNCKPVSLAGPGLALLGALLLDQVEPEAVAVAGLTLGADPLVSAVAMRAALDGRELDALIVRKEAKGHGTGAWLEGPLPAAGSRITVLEDVVTTGGSSRKAVTQLREAGYVVERVVTIVDRQEGGLEAMTAAGLDLRSLFLLEEVAAAAASATGG, from the coding sequence ATGGGCGCGATCGCCGGAACCCTGGCGGAGCAGCGGGCCGCCCTGCTGCCCCTGTTGGCCTCCAGGGCCTACCGGCACGGCACGTTCACCCTGGCCTCCGGCCGCAGCAGCGACCACTACGTGAACTGCAAACCGGTGAGCCTGGCCGGCCCGGGGCTGGCCCTGCTCGGTGCCCTGCTGCTCGACCAGGTGGAACCGGAAGCGGTGGCGGTGGCGGGCCTCACCCTGGGGGCCGATCCGCTCGTGAGTGCGGTGGCGATGCGCGCGGCCCTGGATGGCCGCGAGCTCGATGCCCTGATCGTGCGCAAGGAAGCCAAGGGCCACGGCACCGGCGCCTGGCTGGAGGGCCCGCTGCCGGCCGCGGGCAGCCGCATCACGGTGCTGGAAGACGTGGTCACCACCGGCGGCTCGTCACGCAAGGCCGTGACCCAGCTGCGCGAAGCCGGCTACGTGGTGGAACGGGTGGTGACAATCGTGGACCGGCAGGAGGGGGGCCTCGAAGCGATGACCGCCGCCGGCCTGGATCTCCGCAGCCTGTTCCTGCTGGAAGAGGTGGCCGCCGCCGCTGCAAGCGCCACAGGCGGCTGA
- a CDS encoding Occludin/ELL family protein: MLPLMPAQAQTGPVVCTTTLEAPLAGSGPAGMNAAGPVEVTRCAVVQTTAELVENRFFTYTPTFARSIDITHQITDLFGIAMGGNGGTKVMGLGFPDQRIVWDASALHNTATELLGQQSSPLYWRTEDVPNGFSSSIGSGGAAVVPVDRPQRQWSPPPIRGLW, encoded by the coding sequence ATGCTGCCGCTCATGCCGGCGCAGGCCCAGACCGGTCCGGTGGTGTGCACCACCACTCTGGAAGCACCGCTGGCGGGCAGTGGCCCTGCCGGAATGAACGCCGCCGGGCCAGTGGAAGTGACTCGGTGCGCTGTGGTGCAGACCACCGCCGAGTTGGTGGAGAACCGCTTCTTCACCTACACACCCACCTTTGCCCGCAGCATTGACATCACCCACCAGATCACCGATCTGTTCGGCATTGCCATGGGTGGCAACGGCGGCACCAAGGTGATGGGTCTGGGCTTCCCGGATCAGAGGATCGTCTGGGATGCCTCGGCCTTGCACAACACCGCCACCGAACTCCTGGGCCAGCAGAGCAGCCCGCTCTACTGGCGGACCGAAGACGTGCCCAACGGCTTTTCCTCCAGCATCGGCAGCGGCGGTGCGGCGGTGGTTCCGGTGGACAGGCCGCAGCGTCAGTGGTCCCCGCCTCCGATTCGGGGTCTCTGGTAA